In the Halalkalicoccus tibetensis genome, TTGCATCTATCGGCGTGTGCCTAACGGGCGAACGGATCGAACGGCGTCGCGTTCTTGATGCGCTCGGCCGCATCGCGAGAATCAGATTAGTCCTTTATTCTTACCCCCGACTCGATTCGGTACTCGATCTCGACCGAACTCGTCGACAACGTTCGGGCTAGGTCCTCGGTCATATCCGAGTGGTCGGTGGCGGCTTCGAGGTTCGCGAGCATTTCGTGGGTAAACTTACAACTAGCGTCAATCGCCCCCGAACGCGTGTTCTCCCCCAATTGTTCGCCGACGCGGTCGTAGAGATCAGTGCGCCAGGCATACTTCCCGTCAGTGTTTATCCGCATGGTTCATTTTGCACATCGATCTCGGAAAGTGGCTTAGATCGAGGTACTAACTGCCTCAACCAGGCCCGATAACCTCTCTTCGAATCATCTGATTGTGACGTTGGAGTGAATTGGGACGGTCAGCGTCGGAAGTTGCACATCGGATTCGCGAGTTGATGTACAAAACCGTGGTTGCGGATCTTCGCCTGTGTAACCCCGTGGGGGGCGGGGGGCGCGGGGGAGAGATCTCATGTACAACTGTGCGGTACTGTCGACCGGCCGACACATCCGAGACCGTCGCGCGATAACGTTTAGTGGACGGCAGGAGAGGGATCGTCAGATGGAAAAAATCACCGCTGGCGTCGACCTCGACGTAGCTTACGGCCGAACACCCGAGGACGCGCTCATGTCCGTCCTTGCGATTCAACCCGCGTTTGACTATCGAGAGGCGTACTACGTCGACGAGCGACCGGCGTTCATGGACGTGGTCGCGGACCGACGTTTCAATAAACACGATTGGGACCAGTACGAACAGGTCGACGCCGAAAGTCTCACCAACCGCCGCGGCGACGGCGTTCGGTTCCAAAAGAGGCTCCGATATGACGCGCCACTAACGCCGGATCAGCGGTTCCAGATTATCCTCACGAACATCTGGCTTGAGGTCCCGTATTCCGACGACGGACGGGCGCATGCGAGGTTCGACTTTAGCATCACGCTGCGCGAGAGCGAACTCGACGGCGAGGACGAGCTACGCGACGGAGACCACTATTGGCGTTGCGAGCGGATGTCGACCGAGCCGATCGACGAGACCCGGCGTTAGATCCCCAGTCTTCGCCACCTTGTTCAACACGTCGTCTCGAATCGCCGATGTTGAACAAGGTCGTTACTCGTCGTCCCTATCGGGCTCGTCGAGCTTACAAATTCTTGTATAAGAAAAGGAATCTCACCCAGTACCGGTGCTACATATCGCGCTCTTATTTGAGGAAAGGGGAGAAGGCCTGTTTAGGCACGCGGTGCGATAAATTCTGCCGGATCACGACGAAGGTCGACCGCCATGTGACACGCCGAGAGCGACAGCTCCCGAGGGACATCCAGGTACTCTGGGAGCCCATCCTCGCTTTCACCGATACCAACACCGTACTCCTCAAGGGCTGAATCGAGTTCCTCAGCAGTGATGAGTTCCTCGTCATCACCATAGACGACGGTTCGAGCAGCAGCGACACGTTCCTCACGGCTTGGAGACGTGCGCTCGCTGTCAGCGTCACTTAGGTGCCGGTCGGATGCCATTCTTTGAATCTCGTGATATATCGTTCGGCGTGCTCCGCTAAGAGTAGTTTCTTGTGCTAAAAACCGCCCTGCCGATATACTTCGGGCGGCCTATCGAGTCAGTCGCTCAGTTCGATCAGTCGCCGTCTTCGCCGCCACCGTCGCCACCGTCTCCTGCGAGGGTCGCGTTGATGGTGAGATCACCAGTGAGATCTTCTTCCGGCTCATCCGTGGTATCGATCGTGATGCCGGTCGATTCGGAACTCCCCGGCGAGAGACCGCTGAAGGACGATGGGTCGAACGAGATCTCATCGACATCGCTGTCGATCTCGATGTCGATATCGTTCGCCGATTGGTTCGTGAACGTGAGGATCTCATCGATCGTCGTCGTTGCCCGCTGATTGACCCCTTCACCGTCTGCTCCGTCGAGCTCACCCATTTCGAGGGTCACGACCTCGACACCACCAGCGACCTCAGTCCCAGTATAGTCGGGGTGCCCTTCGATACCCAGATATGCGCTCGCGTCGCCCGCGATCGCGATAGAGACACTACGATCCGCATCCGTGCTCGCAAACGCCCCCGTGCCGAACAGTACGCCGCTTCCCACACTCATTCCACCTAAGCCAATTAGTACATTTCGTCGGTTCATTATATGGTAGTTTACGCGGTAGGGATCCTACCACGGTTATATTAGTAATAGAGCGCTACCCACATAGTATCAAGGTGCCTGACTTTTTTCTGGCAGACCCTGAACCCCTTCAGGGACACCCTGAAAATGCTATTCGACCGATCAACGTATTGCAAAATATAGATATGATGACTACGACGTATCTGCAATCAGCTGAATGAAGAAATCAGTCCTCCACCTCACCCTCTGTAGGACTCGACTCGGTCGTCAGATGCGTCGGTGGTGTGTATACGTATCGTGTCGAACCGTTCACGAAGTGGTAGACTGGCAACTGCTCATCCTCAATTACACGACTGTTCGTATCGATCGCCGCATCGACGAGATCCGCGAGTGAGTTGACAGTCGTGGTCGGCAACTGCAGATGCTCTTCCGGCATCGTCCCCGTCGAGATCCAGTCATCGAACCGCTTGCGTGCCCGTTGCTCCTCGTACAGCCGTAGGCGATCGGGTGCTGGAGCTACTCTTCCGCGTGAACGTACAACAGCTAGTCCGACAACAGCTACCAGCGAACCAAGGGCCAGTAGCGGTATGACGATACCACTGAAAACACTCGGCGGGACACTGTCGGTCGATGTTTCAATAACCTCCGTTGGCTCGGTTTCGGTCCTCTCGTCGACACGGACCAACCCACTTTGGGGATCCATCACTAGTTCATTCACCTCCTCTCGCTCTATTTCCTCCCCAGCAAGGTCTGTCGTAACGGATGTCGTTGCGACGACCGCGATTTCTGTGTCGCCGGGGAGGCTCCCCAGATCGTCATCGGGTCTCTGTTCAGGAGTCCGAAGAATCTCGTTGATAGTCCACAGCTGGTGTTCGAGATCCGCGATCGCCACCCCGAATGGAATCGTGTGTTCACCAGAACTCCCCTCTTGTTGAAGTGTCTCTTCACCAACCGTTTCTGACTGGCGCCAATGTTCGAGAAGCACTTCGTCGTCGTTATCGATCTCCTCCGTCGAACGAAGGACTAGCTCTAAATCCGTTTCTATCTCGACGTCGGTGGGCTCCGTAGTCTCGTATTCATAGACGAACTCCCCATCGACTACCGGTGTTGCACGATAGAAATAGACCGACTGATTCTCCAATTCAGTGCCGGCAGCATAGAGTGGATTGTCCTCGGGGGCCGTCGCCGAATGCTGGAAGTCGACCGTCGAATCGTAGACAGCGAGCGTTTCCTCGTCCGTCTCGGTCTGCTGGTCAGTATAGGCGACGTACGTCACCCAGCCACTGATGAGCAGACAGACAAGCAAAACGGCGATGACGAGTGTAAAATACCTGTCGAGGTAATATCGAAGCTTGAACTCTGGGTCGGAGACGTTTTGATCGTTCATTCGTAGCGAGCACCTGGAGACCGGTCGCGATCCGTGATCCTGTCTATCGTCTCATCCGCTCTCTCACGACTCGAAACACGGATCTTGCCGTACTGCTTCCGTTGTTTGCATCTACCTCGCTGTTCGTTCACTCGATTAGCTATCAAGTATGTATTATATATAAGTCCATAGATATAGACATTTTCATTGTAGTAGTATCTGATAGAACAGGTTCCTCCAGCCTGATTGAATCGGCGATCGGGATATCCCCGGTAAGTATTGACCCCCTCGGAAGTCGTGCTTCCACCGGGTAGCGATTCGGATCATTTGAACTGGACTGGAAACCAGCCCATCGAGAACTGTTTGATCACATAGAGATGGACGATCGAGGAACTACCAAATACGGCGGTGATCAGTACTGCCCATATAATATCTGGGAGCTGCGGTGGGTAGACATCGAAGTAGACACCGATGAGGGTTATCGTGCTGATCACAGACAGCCCGAAGTAATAGACTGCCCACGAGACCGTACCGGAGGGCACGATATCCATATATATCGTTATGTCCGAGCCGTCTTCGGTAAGTTCGACTGTTCGTCCATCATATTCAATGACGTTCGCGCGCGCCATCATCGGGAGGTGAACCTGTTGTAAGGAGGTGTAGATCCGTTTTCGCTCCTTCCCAGTCAGTTCGGCGACTTCCTTTTCCTGCTCGGTAGCCGCGATCTCCTGTGCGAGGTCCGAAAGGCTCACCGGCTCTACCGATTGCTCACAGATCTCTATCACTCGCTGCCGACGATGGCTACTCAGGACCTGAAAAATCTCGTTTTGCGAGAGTGATCGGTCTTCGGTTTCATCCGCTCCCATCTGTTCATTGGATAATACTCCGAGAGTGATAAATAAGTTTGTATGACATATATTGTATGAGTTTCATTCTGTATTACATGATAGAGATAGTATGTATACCGGAGGATATATGTCTGTACAAGATTATTATCGGATAGATTCCATTGGTTGCCTTGAGTCTACGTAAATGGACCTTTCTCGGTCTCATTGGAGTCGTGCTGCTGCCACTGATTGGTGGGGGACTGTTAGGGCAGCCGATCGGACTGGGTTTCGTCGAAACAGGGAGCATGGAACCGACGATCGATGCAGGGGATGGGTTCGTCGCCGTTCCAGGCTTGCTAAGCGGAGAAGTCGAAGAGGGTGACGTTATCGTGTTTGAAGCGACCAACGTCCAGGGCGGTGAGGTGACGACACACCGTATCGTTGGCGAGACCGATCACGGGTATATCACACAAGGAGACGCTAACCCGTTTTCCGACCAGAGCCAAGGGGAACCCCCAGTGACGGACGGTCAGATACTCGCGACTGCCCTGCAGATCGGTACTACCGTCGTCGTCATACCACATCTCGGAACAATGGTGCTGTTTATGTCAAATATACTCACTAGCATGTCCGCCGTCCTCTCACAGCTATTGGGGAGACCGATACCAGGGGGTGCCGCCGGATTGGGGTATCTCTTCATCGGTCTCGGCGCTGTGGTTCTCGCTGTGACGATACTCCGTGGTGAGGACCGGACGCGGCGCTTTCGGTCCCGGTCCCGTTCACGACGCGGCGTTCTCTCCCGTCGTCGCCTCGTCGTTCTGATCGTTATCGTCGTATCGATGCCATTAGTGGCGGGTATGGCCATCCCGTCGGGCGTTCACGAGTACGGGATCGTGAGCGCGGAACGCGACTCGCCAGCATCCCATGTCATCGAAGCGGGCGAAACTAGCCGTGATACACATACGGTTCCGAACACGGGGGTCGTTCCGACGGTCGTGGTCACCGAACCGGCAAGCGAAGGGATAGCGGTCGACCGCTCCGTAACCCATCTCGGGGCTCGCACCTCAGCTGACGTCACCGTCGAGATCGAAGCACCGCCGGAGACGGGCTACTACTACAGACATCTCGCGGAGTATCACTACCCAATCGTCCTCCCGCCATCGTTGCTCATCGCGCTTCACGGCATCCACCCGTTGGTCGCAGGAAGCGCTATTCTGGCTACTGCTGCCGGGATTCCCGCCCTCGTTGCGTATCTCGTCCTCGAACCCGGTCGCTACAGAACGCGATCACGGTCCCGATAAATCCCCGAACTCGAAACGGACTCGGTGTACTACTGCTGCTCCCCAGTTTCACAAGCTACGGTATCGGACTGGGCCTGCACGACCAACGCGGGATCGTCGCCGATGTCACCCGTCACCATGACGAGGTTCGAACCGACGACCTCGGCCGCTATCGCGTCGACATCGACGAAGCGTATGTCGACGGGTTCTCCTCCGAGGTGGAATCGAACCACCGGATCACCTTCTTCGGCCGTTCCCTGTTCGACCTGTAAGGAGGACACAGCAGGCACCGAGGGATCGTCGGCGCCACTTTCGATGTCAGCCATGGGGAGTTCGAACGCGATCGTTTCGGTGTCGTCGTCATTCTCGTGGATATACTGCTCAGGGATAGGGGTCTGAGTGCCCTCCTCAGGGTCGATCGGCTCGGCTTCTTCGGGGAGATCCTCGACATCCGGTTCGCTATCGTCTCGTTCGGGCTCCCGGTCGGGTTCGTCAGCACCTGACTCAGTCTCCGTCTCATCGGC is a window encoding:
- a CDS encoding DUF5305 family protein, whose translation is MNDQNVSDPEFKLRYYLDRYFTLVIAVLLVCLLISGWVTYVAYTDQQTETDEETLAVYDSTVDFQHSATAPEDNPLYAAGTELENQSVYFYRATPVVDGEFVYEYETTEPTDVEIETDLELVLRSTEEIDNDDEVLLEHWRQSETVGEETLQQEGSSGEHTIPFGVAIADLEHQLWTINEILRTPEQRPDDDLGSLPGDTEIAVVATTSVTTDLAGEEIEREEVNELVMDPQSGLVRVDERTETEPTEVIETSTDSVPPSVFSGIVIPLLALGSLVAVVGLAVVRSRGRVAPAPDRLRLYEEQRARKRFDDWISTGTMPEEHLQLPTTTVNSLADLVDAAIDTNSRVIEDEQLPVYHFVNGSTRYVYTPPTHLTTESSPTEGEVED
- a CDS encoding signal peptidase I gives rise to the protein MLLPLIGGGLLGQPIGLGFVETGSMEPTIDAGDGFVAVPGLLSGEVEEGDVIVFEATNVQGGEVTTHRIVGETDHGYITQGDANPFSDQSQGEPPVTDGQILATALQIGTTVVVIPHLGTMVLFMSNILTSMSAVLSQLLGRPIPGGAAGLGYLFIGLGAVVLAVTILRGEDRTRRFRSRSRSRRGVLSRRRLVVLIVIVVSMPLVAGMAIPSGVHEYGIVSAERDSPASHVIEAGETSRDTHTVPNTGVVPTVVVTEPASEGIAVDRSVTHLGARTSADVTVEIEAPPETGYYYRHLAEYHYPIVLPPSLLIALHGIHPLVAGSAILATAAGIPALVAYLVLEPGRYRTRSRSR